The following proteins are co-located in the Amblyraja radiata isolate CabotCenter1 chromosome 8, sAmbRad1.1.pri, whole genome shotgun sequence genome:
- the LOC116976152 gene encoding bitiscystatin-like encodes MEDTARSITGKMCVRWLCLCALIIAALLSVPTADGVPISPNNKAVSSSLDFAVESFNSFSEDDHLFKVGRILSSQYQDMGGILYILDVELAKTECRKGAGEDLRQCPIMMGGSTVLCHFQVLDTFWRSQKSLLKSECVQRETSTEHLSGNLASTAQA; translated from the exons GCAAAATGTGCGTGAGATGGTTGTGCCTCTGTGCCCTAATCATCGCTGCCCTCCTCTCTGTCCCCACTGCCGATGGAGTGCCCATTAGCCCCAACAACAAGGCTGTCAGCAGCTCACTGGATTTTGCCGTTGAATCGTTCAACAGCTTCTCAGAGGACGATCACCTCTTCAAAGTAGGAAGGATCTTGTCCTCGCAATATCAG GACATGGGCGGAATATTGTACATCCTCGACGTTGAACTGGCGAAGACGGAATGCAGGAAGGGAGCTGGTGAGGACCTGAGACAGTGCCCCATAATGATGGGAGGCTCCACG GTCCTCTGCCATTTTCAAGTTCTGGACACGTTCTGGCGTTCCCAGAAAAGCCTTCTGAAATCCGAGTGCGTCCAACGGGAGACGAGCACAGAACATCTATCGGGAAATCTCGCCTCAACTGCCCAGGCCTGA